The following are encoded in a window of Halorubrum sp. PV6 genomic DNA:
- a CDS encoding helix-turn-helix domain-containing protein, with amino-acid sequence MERYRVRTPLKGKQERADRLLTRRQEELLAAGLREGYFEVPRGCTLADLADVVGVDKSTASGIVRRAQARLIAWYLTDVKAE; translated from the coding sequence ATCGAGCGGTACCGAGTACGAACTCCTCTCAAAGGTAAACAAGAACGGGCAGACCGACTCCTCACACGCCGACAAGAGGAACTCCTCGCCGCCGGCCTCAGAGAAGGGTACTTCGAGGTCCCGAGAGGGTGTACGCTGGCGGATCTCGCCGACGTAGTTGGTGTGGACAAGTCGACCGCGAGCGGGATCGTCCGGCGGGCGCAGGCTCGGCTTATTGCGTGGTACCTGACCGACGTGAAGGCCGAGTGA
- a CDS encoding IS6 family transposase, whose amino-acid sequence MSESNRLNGSTKWIDLEFVERERTPYEIIETGIQLHLAGLSLSNTKQYLENLGVERSRTAIHNWIQKADLQPANGASPNRVAVDETAIQIDSDRFWLYAAVDPRTNEFLHVDVFPVQNQQFTLVFLRDLREKHHVDDAIFLVDAGGHLTAALSRTSLRFQITRHGNRNAVERVFREVKRRTSSFSNTFRNAEPTAVESWLQAFAVCWNRCLT is encoded by the coding sequence ATGTCCGAATCCAACCGCCTCAACGGCTCTACTAAATGGATTGACTTGGAGTTTGTGGAGCGTGAGCGGACACCCTACGAGATCATTGAAACCGGTATTCAGCTCCATCTTGCTGGCCTATCACTTTCGAATACCAAACAGTATCTTGAGAATTTGGGTGTCGAGCGAAGCCGAACAGCAATCCACAACTGGATTCAAAAGGCCGATCTACAGCCAGCTAACGGTGCGAGCCCGAATCGCGTTGCGGTCGACGAGACTGCGATTCAGATCGACTCAGACCGATTCTGGCTGTATGCCGCCGTAGATCCTCGTACAAACGAATTCCTCCACGTTGACGTATTTCCCGTTCAAAACCAACAATTTACTTTGGTGTTTCTCCGCGATCTCAGAGAGAAACACCACGTTGACGACGCGATCTTTCTGGTTGATGCTGGCGGACATCTCACAGCTGCGCTCTCACGTACTTCGCTCCGATTTCAAATTACTCGTCATGGAAATCGGAATGCTGTCGAACGTGTCTTTAGAGAAGTAAAACGACGAACATCCTCGTTTTCAAATACGTTTAGAAATGCGGAGCCGACGGCGGTAGAATCATGGCTCCAAGCCTTCGCCGTCTGCTGGAATCGATGCTTAACTTAA
- a CDS encoding MarR family winged helix-turn-helix transcriptional regulator — protein sequence MTNSPDRPSIPDGGSRRRRDDSNEGDNGFDLDVELPEDSLFDLVDYLKMYEVASKPKQYLILEALAENNQLSTSELSMVLGEEDNALHYPLRTLKDVALIKNRRDPNTGTEETYSYYELTELGRIVLTEGIREGVKILARQEAALEDKYSK from the coding sequence ATGACTAACTCGCCCGACCGACCGTCAATTCCTGACGGCGGTTCGCGCCGACGGCGTGACGACTCTAACGAGGGCGATAACGGGTTCGACCTAGACGTTGAACTCCCTGAAGACAGCCTATTCGATCTTGTCGATTACTTGAAAATGTACGAAGTGGCGTCTAAGCCCAAGCAATATCTGATCCTTGAGGCGCTTGCGGAGAATAATCAACTCAGCACCAGCGAACTGTCAATGGTACTTGGTGAGGAAGATAATGCGCTCCACTATCCGCTCCGGACGCTCAAGGATGTCGCACTCATCAAGAACCGACGCGATCCGAATACGGGGACTGAAGAGACTTATTCATACTACGAACTGACAGAGCTAGGACGGATCGTGTTGACCGAAGGGATCCGCGAGGGTGTCAAAATACTGGCTCGGCAAGAAGCCGCTCTTGAAGACAAATACAGCAAGTGA
- a CDS encoding ribonuclease H-like domain-containing protein, whose translation MSTLATIAFDIETTGFSTTDQLTVVGFDAEIGSRVFLNTDGSACASDIEQRVNEHLTTPVTLSVHDDEDALLDAVKTFVDTTIAQRDVKLVAYNGETWKGGFDLPFLRTRLSHHGREWPFAELPYIGVMEVFSSRFNTSENSLTGVYDELVASGHGAVDPFGESSEAVNAWETGDFGAVVLHNIADIRRTRALMDVAERYCSKSDFSMKSLDPVISEG comes from the coding sequence ATGAGTACACTCGCGACGATCGCATTCGACATCGAGACGACGGGGTTTTCGACGACTGACCAGCTGACTGTCGTCGGCTTCGACGCCGAGATCGGCTCACGAGTATTCCTCAATACGGACGGGAGTGCGTGTGCTTCAGATATCGAACAGCGCGTGAACGAACATCTCACTACGCCAGTGACGCTCTCTGTTCATGACGATGAGGACGCGCTGTTGGACGCCGTCAAGACGTTCGTCGATACCACGATCGCACAGCGAGACGTCAAACTCGTAGCCTATAACGGCGAAACCTGGAAAGGCGGATTTGATCTGCCATTTCTTCGAACGCGGCTCAGTCATCACGGACGCGAGTGGCCGTTCGCTGAGTTGCCGTACATCGGCGTGATGGAGGTCTTCTCCTCACGGTTCAATACGAGTGAGAACAGCCTCACTGGAGTGTACGACGAGCTTGTGGCGTCCGGCCACGGCGCAGTCGATCCATTTGGAGAAAGTAGCGAAGCGGTCAACGCGTGGGAGACTGGTGATTTCGGAGCGGTCGTACTCCACAACATCGCCGATATTCGACGTACACGAGCGCTGATGGACGTCGCCGAACGATATTGCTCAAAATCAGACTTTTCGATGAAATCGCTCGACCCAGTGATTAGTGAAGGGTGA
- a CDS encoding ATP-binding protein, protein MTDFVNRSEELDRLHGLFDSETADLAVVYGRRRLGKTRLVKKALEGRENAVFYQARQKTQELQLEQFVEAAADTVPGIEDIRPDWERLFRYLADQNAIVVLDEFPYLIEQDESLPSVLQALFDHEFNESETTFVLVGSSISMMEEATLLGDSPLYGRTSLTLDIRELSFDAATEFFPDDATADEAVRAWSVFGGVPYYLEELDADRSLGENIQQTVLTRHGSLRNEPEYVLRMELTEPTRYFSILEAIAGGATGRNEIAGVTGIDYNQLSTYLDRLSRLRLIERHVPVTEKPERSKRSQYRLRDPLFRFWFRFLSGSADRYDQFGEEAYDRLVDPELADFVAPAFEQLCCEALWTLYDETPIVDVGQWWYQDHEIDVVGLTDEDTLVVGECKYQESPLDYGALASLETHVEELRWQPSDGGSRTVEYALFSRSGFTDSIHDAARKRDDVRLYTIDDVVAALGA, encoded by the coding sequence ATGACAGACTTCGTGAACCGCTCGGAGGAGTTAGATCGGCTTCACGGCCTGTTTGACTCGGAGACCGCGGATCTCGCTGTCGTGTACGGGCGGCGGCGGCTGGGAAAGACGAGACTCGTCAAGAAGGCGCTTGAGGGACGAGAGAACGCGGTCTTCTATCAGGCACGACAGAAGACGCAGGAGCTCCAACTGGAACAGTTTGTCGAGGCTGCGGCCGACACGGTTCCTGGTATCGAAGATATCCGTCCTGATTGGGAGCGGCTGTTCCGGTATCTAGCCGACCAGAACGCGATTGTCGTCCTTGACGAGTTTCCGTACCTGATTGAACAGGACGAGAGCCTCCCGTCGGTGTTACAGGCGCTGTTCGACCACGAGTTCAACGAGTCGGAGACGACGTTCGTACTGGTCGGGTCGTCGATCAGCATGATGGAGGAAGCGACGCTGCTCGGAGACAGTCCGCTATACGGGCGGACATCCTTGACACTCGACATCCGTGAACTCTCGTTCGACGCCGCGACGGAGTTTTTCCCGGATGATGCGACGGCGGACGAGGCCGTTCGCGCGTGGAGCGTGTTCGGTGGTGTTCCCTACTACCTCGAGGAACTCGACGCCGATCGGTCCCTCGGCGAGAACATCCAGCAGACGGTGTTAACTCGTCACGGATCGCTCCGTAACGAGCCGGAGTACGTTCTCCGGATGGAACTAACGGAGCCGACGCGGTACTTCTCGATCCTCGAAGCGATTGCTGGCGGGGCAACAGGCCGCAACGAGATTGCTGGCGTGACAGGTATCGACTACAACCAGCTGTCGACGTATCTGGATCGGCTCTCTCGGCTCCGACTCATTGAACGGCATGTGCCGGTGACTGAGAAACCTGAACGATCCAAGCGGAGTCAGTACCGACTTCGGGATCCCCTGTTCCGATTTTGGTTCCGATTCTTGTCCGGGAGTGCGGATCGGTACGACCAGTTCGGTGAGGAGGCCTACGACCGACTCGTCGACCCCGAGCTGGCCGATTTCGTCGCTCCTGCCTTCGAGCAACTGTGCTGTGAGGCCCTGTGGACCCTGTACGACGAGACGCCGATCGTCGATGTTGGGCAGTGGTGGTATCAGGACCACGAGATCGATGTCGTCGGGCTCACTGACGAAGACACGCTCGTCGTCGGCGAGTGTAAATATCAGGAATCGCCGCTCGACTACGGCGCGCTGGCATCCCTGGAGACCCACGTCGAGGAACTCCGGTGGCAGCCGTCGGACGGTGGCTCGCGAACCGTCGAATACGCGCTGTTCTCCCGGAGTGGATTTACCGACAGCATCCACGACGCCGCCCGCAAGCGCGACGATGTCCGTCTCTATACAATCGACGACGTCGTCGCCGCGCTTGGAGCGTAA